The genomic segment AGGCCCAGCTCGTGCTTGAGGCGGTGGAGCAGCTCGCCGGTGAAGACGGGCTGCAGCAGGGGCTCGCCGCCGCTGACGGTGGCCCCGCCCCCGGCCGCGGATATGAACTTCGTGTACTTGGCGGCTTCCGCGATCACGGCGTCCGCGGTGGTGCGCCTGCCGTCCCGCATCCGCCAGGTGTCGGGGTTGTGGCAGTACAGACAGCTGAGGGGGCAGCCTGCGAGGAACGTGACGAAGCGCGACCCCGGTCCGTCGACGCCGGTGGACAGGTCCCAGGAGTGGATCGAGCCGGTGACGGGGCGGTGGGTGGCGGCCGCGGCGGGGGTGACCGCGTCGTCGTCGGTGGTGCGGGGGCGTACGGGGATGTCGGTTCCGAGCAGGACAGCCATGGCGTGACTCCTGGGCTACTGGCAGGAAGCGGAGTGCGCGGCGCCCGGGGCCGGGGTGAGGGCCGGGCCCCGGGGCCGCGGTTCGGGGGCGGCTCCTCGGAGGGAGCCGTTGGCTCGGGGAGAGCCGGTGGCTCAGAGGGAGCCGTGGAAGGTGCGGTTGATGACGTCGAGCTGCTGGTCGCGGGTGAGCCGGATGAAGTTGACCGCGTATCCGGAGACCCGGATGGTCAGCTGCGGGTAGTTCTCCGGGTGCTCCATGGCGTCCTCCAGGGTCGCCTTGTTCAGCACGTTGACGTTCATGTGGAAGCCGTCGCTCGCCATGAAGCCGTCCAGGACTCCGGCCAGGTTCGCGACCCGCTCCTCGGGGGTGCGGCCGAGCGCGTCCGGGGTGATGGTGTTGGTCAGCGAGATGCCGTCCTCGGCGTCGTCGTAGGGCAGCTTGGCGACCGACATCGCCGAGGCGATGTAGCCGTGCTCGTCGCGGCCGTTCATCGGGTTGGCGCCCGGGGCGAACGGCTCGCCGGCGCGGCGGCCGTCGGGGGTGTTGCCGGTCTTCTTGCCGTAGACGACGTTCGAGGTGATGGTCAGCACCGACTGGGTGTGCACCGCGCCGCGGTAGGTGGGGTGCTTGCGGACCTTCTGCATGAAGTCGTGCACGATGCGCCGCGCGATGTCGTCGGCACGGTCGTCGTTGTTGCCGTAGGCCGGGTAGTCGCCCTCGATCTCGTAGTCGACGGCGAGGCCCGTCTCGTCGCGGACCACCTTGACCTTGGCGTGCTTGATCGCCGAGAGCGAGTCGGCGGCCACCGAGAGGCCCGCGATGCCGCACGCCATGGTGCGCAGGATCTCCTGGTCGTGCAGCGCCATCTCGATGCGCTCGTAGGCGTACTTGTCGTGCATGTAGTGGATGACGTTGAGCGCGTGGACGTACGTCTTGGCCAGCCAGTCGAGCATGGCGTCGTACTGCTTCACGACGGTCGCGTAGTCCAGGTACTCGCCCTCGATGGGCGTGAACCCCTGCACGACGGTCTTGCCGGACTTCTCGTCGCGGCCGCCGTTGATCGCGTAGAGGAGCGCCTTGGCGACGTTGACGCGGGCGCCGAAGAACTGCATCTGCTTGCCGACGGCCATCGCGGAGACGCAGCAGGCGATCGCGGTGTCGTCGCCGTACTTGGGGCGCATCAGCTCGTCGGACTCGAACTGGATGGCCGAGGTGTCGATGGCGACCCGGGAGGCGAACTCCTTGAAGCCCTGGGGCAGTCGCTGCGACCAGAAGACCGTGAGGTTCGGCTCGGGGGCGGGGCCGAGGTTGTAGAGGGTCTGCAGGGCGCGGAAGGTGGTGCGCGAGACGAGCGGGCGGCCGTCCTCGCCGATGCCGGCCATCGACCAGGTGACCCAGGTGGGGTCGCCGGAGAAGCCCTCGTTGTACTCGGGGGTGCGCAGGAAGCGGACGATGCGGAGCTTGATGACGAAGTCGTCGATGAGCTCCTGTGCCTCTTCCTCGGTGATGCGGCCCGCTTCGATGTCGCGCTGCAGGTAGATGTCGAGGAAGTTGTCGATGCGGCCGATCGACATGGCCGCGCCGTTCTGCTCCTTCACGGCGGCGAGGTAGGCGAAGTACAGCCACTGGACGGCCTCGCGGCCGGTGGTGGCGGGCTTCGCGATGTCGTGGCCGTACGACATCGCCATGGCCTTGAGTTCGTTGAGCGCCTTGATCTGCTCGGAGACCTCCTCGCGGCCGCGGATGACGTCCTCGGTCGCCCACTCCTCGCCGAGTGCGGCCTTGTCGGCCTCCTTGGCGGCGATGAGGTGGTCGACTCCGTAGAGGGCGACGCGGCGGTAGTCGCCGATGATGCGGCCGCGGCCGTAGGCGTCGGGCAGTCCGGTGATGATGCCGGACGAGCGACAGGCGCGGATCTCGGGCGTGTAGGCGTCGAAGACGCCTTCGTTGTGGGTCTTGCGCAGGTGCGTGTAAATGTCCCGGACCTCGGGGTCGGCCTCGTAGCCGTAGGCGTTGAGGGCGCCCTCGACCATGCGCCAGCCGCCGTTGGGCATGATCGCGCGGCGGAGCGGTGCGTCGGTCTGCAGGCCGACGATCAAATCCTTGTGGTCGGCGGCGGTGCCGTCGACGTAGCCCGGGCCGAAGGCGTCGATGCGGGAGGGGGTCTTCACGTCGACGTCGTAGATGCCGCGCTCGATCTCCGTGGGGAATATCGAGAGGAGCTTCTGCCAGACCCCGGTGGTGCGTTCGGTCGGACCGGCCAGGAAGGATCCGTCGCCTTCGTACGGGGTGTAGTTCTGCTGCACGAAGTCGCGGACGTCGATGGCGTCCCGCCACAGCCCGCCCTTGAAGCCGTCCCAGGCCCCGCCGTTCACAGTCGTTTCCGCAGGAGTGGCAGTCATGACCCGCACCTTCCGTGTCGCTTCTTCGGTACACCTCCATTCCACTCCTGTGCGATCGATCAAAGGGTCGGCAATGGTCCTCGATCAGGGACCGATGGTCCCCGTTTCCGCCGAGCGGAAGCCCGCACACCGCCCCTGACCTGCGGCTTCCGGTGGGACTTTGGACCCAAGTTCGCTTGTGAATGCATTCACAAGAAATTCCCGGCCGCTCCGTGGTACGGAATGACCGGGAAAAGGGGGTGGAGGGAGGCGTCAGCTCGGCGACTCGGCGCCCTTGCGGGCGTAGAACCACCAGGCGACCGCGATGCAGCTGACGTAGAAGGCCACGAAGCCCCACATCGCGCTGGTGACCGCGAAGTTGGCGAACATCGCCGGGATGAAGAAGAACCCGTACGCCGCGATGGCGGACGTGAAGCCGGTGACGGCGCCCGCCTCCATCTCCGCCTGCTTCAGCGCCTTCGCGTACTCGGGCGTGCCCTCGGACAGGCCTTTCAGGTGCTGGTTGCGGAAGATCACCGGGATCTGCCGGAACGTGGAACCGTTGCCGATGCCCGAGAAGAAGAACGCGATCAGGAAGCAGGCGAAGAAGCCCCAGAAGTTGCCGTCGTCGCCGCCGGAGGGCAGGAAGTTGATGACGCCGATGATCGAGAGCGCCATGCCGACGAACGAGATGATCGTGACCCTCGCGCCACCGATCTTGTCGGCGATCCAGCCGCCGGCCCAGCGGGCGAGCGCACCCACGGCCGGGCCCATCCAGGCGTACGTGGCCGCGGAGTAGGCCGCGTCGATCGGGGTGAACGTGGTCTTGATGAGCATCGGCAGGGCGGCGGCGAAGCCGATGAAGGAACCGAACGTACCGACGTAGAGCCAGGTCATCAGCCAGTTGTGCTTGCGCTTGAAGATGATCTTCTGCTGGCTGAAGGGGGTCGACGCGACCTTGAGGTCGTTCTGGCCGAACCAGGCGACGACGGCCAGGATCACCAGGACGGGCACCCACAGGAACGCCGCGTTCTGCAGCCAGACCGCCGTGCCGTCGGCCTTGTGCTGGGCCGAGCCGACCGCGACGACCGAGCTGGTGATGACGATCGGGGTGAGCAGCTGGACGACGGAGACACCGAGGTTGCCGAGGCCGCCGTTGATGCCGGTCGCGTTGCCCTTGTCCTTCTTCGGGAAGAAGAAGCCGATGTTGGCGAGCGACGAGGCGAAGTTGGCGCCGCCGATTCCGCAGAGGGCCGCGATGGCGATCATCACGCCGTACGAGGTGTCGGGGTTCTGGACCGCGATGCCGAGCCAGATCAGCGGGACGACCAGGACGACGGTGGACAGTGCGGTGAAGCGGCGCTGGCCGATCATCGGGCCGAGGAAGGTGTAGAAGATCCGGGCCGTGCCGCCCGTCAGGCCCGGGACCGCCGTCAGCCAGAACAGCTGGGAGGTGGAGAAACCGAAGCCGACATCCTTGAGGTTGGTCGCCGTCACCGACCACACCTGCCAGACCACGAACGCCACCAGCAGGGCGGGGACCGCGATCCACAGGTTGCGGGCGGCGACCTTCTTGCCGGTGGACTTCCAGAAGAGTTCGTTCTCCGGCTCCCAGTCGGTGATGGTCTTGCCGGGCCGGTACTGGCCGGGGTCGTACGACGTGGCCGTGGGCGCGGTGGGCGCTTTTTGGGCGGCAGGCGATCTCATGTTGGTTTCCAGTTCGCTCAGGGTCCCGACCTTGCTTCGGGGCCTGACGTATCCACCTTCTGGCGCGCGGACGGTCGGGAGCAGAGGCGGAGGACACCTACCGACCGGGCCGAAGTCCGGGAAAGCGGGGGGCCTTCAGACCTCGTGGACCGGCAGCTCGTGAACCGGCAGCTCGTGGACAGGCAGCCGGACCGACGGGTCGTCCAGGCACTCCCCGGTCCGCAGGTCGAACTCCTGCTTGTACATCGGGGATGCCACGACGGTGCGGCCGCCGCGGGTGCCGAGGATGCCGTGGGCGATGACGTCGGCCCCGGAGAACGGGTCGCGGTTGCCGACGGCGTACACCCGTCCTTCGCCGTCCTTGAACAGCGCGGCCTCGGTGCCGTCGGGCAGCACCGCCGCCCGGCCGCGGCCCGGCTCCAGGAACTCGGGCGACGGCTGCGCGAGGTGCTGCTCGAAGCGGGCAAGCGCCTGCGGATCCCCGAGGACCGCCTGCCACTCGTCGCGGTAGGCCGCCGCGTGGCGGTCCATCTGGG from the Streptomyces venezuelae genome contains:
- the pflB gene encoding formate C-acetyltransferase, translating into MTATPAETTVNGGAWDGFKGGLWRDAIDVRDFVQQNYTPYEGDGSFLAGPTERTTGVWQKLLSIFPTEIERGIYDVDVKTPSRIDAFGPGYVDGTAADHKDLIVGLQTDAPLRRAIMPNGGWRMVEGALNAYGYEADPEVRDIYTHLRKTHNEGVFDAYTPEIRACRSSGIITGLPDAYGRGRIIGDYRRVALYGVDHLIAAKEADKAALGEEWATEDVIRGREEVSEQIKALNELKAMAMSYGHDIAKPATTGREAVQWLYFAYLAAVKEQNGAAMSIGRIDNFLDIYLQRDIEAGRITEEEAQELIDDFVIKLRIVRFLRTPEYNEGFSGDPTWVTWSMAGIGEDGRPLVSRTTFRALQTLYNLGPAPEPNLTVFWSQRLPQGFKEFASRVAIDTSAIQFESDELMRPKYGDDTAIACCVSAMAVGKQMQFFGARVNVAKALLYAINGGRDEKSGKTVVQGFTPIEGEYLDYATVVKQYDAMLDWLAKTYVHALNVIHYMHDKYAYERIEMALHDQEILRTMACGIAGLSVAADSLSAIKHAKVKVVRDETGLAVDYEIEGDYPAYGNNDDRADDIARRIVHDFMQKVRKHPTYRGAVHTQSVLTITSNVVYGKKTGNTPDGRRAGEPFAPGANPMNGRDEHGYIASAMSVAKLPYDDAEDGISLTNTITPDALGRTPEERVANLAGVLDGFMASDGFHMNVNVLNKATLEDAMEHPENYPQLTIRVSGYAVNFIRLTRDQQLDVINRTFHGSL
- a CDS encoding NarK family nitrate/nitrite MFS transporter, which produces MRSPAAQKAPTAPTATSYDPGQYRPGKTITDWEPENELFWKSTGKKVAARNLWIAVPALLVAFVVWQVWSVTATNLKDVGFGFSTSQLFWLTAVPGLTGGTARIFYTFLGPMIGQRRFTALSTVVLVVPLIWLGIAVQNPDTSYGVMIAIAALCGIGGANFASSLANIGFFFPKKDKGNATGINGGLGNLGVSVVQLLTPIVITSSVVAVGSAQHKADGTAVWLQNAAFLWVPVLVILAVVAWFGQNDLKVASTPFSQQKIIFKRKHNWLMTWLYVGTFGSFIGFAAALPMLIKTTFTPIDAAYSAATYAWMGPAVGALARWAGGWIADKIGGARVTIISFVGMALSIIGVINFLPSGGDDGNFWGFFACFLIAFFFSGIGNGSTFRQIPVIFRNQHLKGLSEGTPEYAKALKQAEMEAGAVTGFTSAIAAYGFFFIPAMFANFAVTSAMWGFVAFYVSCIAVAWWFYARKGAESPS